A single window of Nicotiana tomentosiformis chromosome 1, ASM39032v3, whole genome shotgun sequence DNA harbors:
- the LOC104085712 gene encoding protein PHOSPHATE STARVATION RESPONSE 1-like isoform X1, with product MEARPVVSVQSVVASQLSNCGASGVLSSSFPMLPTVLGEKYPLLPDSQQTSTEKELKQHPGTFVSHLPSNSGAVGLMFSSSSGFSADLHFSSVQHQENHSGHAPFISQSTNSETSILLPHCGVLQSTASSQYLNENNEPWCIDPLPDFLDYSMNTPVQNSQLACSNKQSDWQEWADLVINEEDALTSNWNEIMADTSLAEKEVKMQYQEEKQPSNFPMQQVQTSQQIPAVAVENSAIAPASSPASGAATKQRMRWTPELHEAFVEAVNKLGGSERATPKGVLKLMKVEGLTIYHVKSHLQKYRTARYKPEASEESSEKKHSSIDDLSSLDLKTGIEITEALRLQMEVQKRLHEQLEIQRNLQLRIEEQGRYLQEMFEKQCKSIPGVDLAKGSSSTADDAFAQLSDAVQSSSCKNDPGVSQVDIPKEVDEKQKKREKEVGDPETNIISTSDSPPSKRSKLDE from the exons ATGGAAGCACGTCCTGTCGTGTCTGTTCAAAGTGTGGTTGCAAGTCAACTCAGTAATTGTGGTGCATCAGGGGtactttcttcttctttccctATGCTTCCAACAGTCCTAGGAGAGAAGTATCCTTTGTTGCCAGACTCGCAGCAGACTTCGACGGAGAAGGAACTCAAGCAACATCCTGGAACTTTTGTTTCTCATTTGCCTTCCAACAGTGGGGCTGTTGGTCTTATGTTTTCATCATCATCAGGATTCTCGGCGGATCTTCATTTCTCATCCGTTCAACACCAAGAAAATCACTCAGGACATGCACCTTTCATTTCTCAGTCAACAAATAGTGAGACATCAATCCTATTACCTCATTGTGGAGTTCTTCAATCCACAGCATCTAGCCAATATTTGAATGAAAACAATGAACCCTGGTGTATAGATCCATTGCCTGATTTCCTTGACTATTCGATGAATACTCCTGTCCAAAATAGTCAGCTAGCTTGTAGCAATAAACAAAGTGATTGGCAGGAATGGGCGGACCTCGTAATCAATGAGGAAGATGCTCTGACTTCTAATTGGAACGAGATCATGGCTGATACAAGCCTTGCCGAGAAAGAGGTGAAG ATGCAATATCAGGAGGAAAAACAACCTTCAAATTTCCCAATGCAGCAAGTCCAAACATCACAGCAAATCCCAGCTGTGGCTGTAGAAAATTCAGCTATTGCTCCTGCATCATCCCCTGCAAGTGGTGCTGCAACAAAGCAACGCATGCGTTGGACACCAGAACTTCATGAAGCCTTTGTGGAAGCAGTCAACAAGCTTGGTGGAAGTGAAA GAGCTACTCCCAAAGGTGTGCTAAAATTgatgaaagttgaaggtttgaccATCTATCATGTAAAAAGTCACTTGCAG AAATATCGAACAGCTAGATATAAACCAGAAGCATCAGAGG AGTCTTCAGAGAAGAAACATTCTTCAATTGATGATTTGTCATCTCTGGACTTAAAAAC GGGAATTGAGATCACAGAAGCATTGCGACTACAGATGGAAGTTCAGAAGCGTCTGCATGAACAGCTTGAG ATTCAAAGAAATCTGCAGCTGCGTATAGAAGAACAAGGGCGATACCTCCAGGAGATGTTTGAGAAGCAGTGCAAGTCAATTCCTGGCGTGGACTTGGCTAAAGGCTCATCATCCACTGCAGATGATGCCTTTGCACAATTATCAGATGCCGTTCAAAGTTCCTCCTGCAAAAATGATCCTGGAGTGTCACAGGTTGATATTCCTAAAGAGGTTGATGAGAAGCAGAAAAAGCGGGAAAAAGAAGTTGGAGATCCTGAGACAAATATAATCAGCACATCTGATTCACCACCTTCAAAGCGCTCTAAATTGGATGAATAA
- the LOC104085712 gene encoding protein PHOSPHATE STARVATION RESPONSE 1-like isoform X2 has product MEARPVVSVQSVVASQLSNCGASGVLSSSFPMLPTVLGEKYPLLPDSQQTSTEKELKQHPGTFVSHLPSNSGAVGLMFSSSSGFSADLHFSSVQHQENHSGHAPFISQSTNSETSILLPHCGVLQSTASSQYLNENNEPWCIDPLPDFLDYSMNTPVQNSQLACSNKQSDWQEWADLVINEEDALTSNWNEIMADTSLAEKEMQYQEEKQPSNFPMQQVQTSQQIPAVAVENSAIAPASSPASGAATKQRMRWTPELHEAFVEAVNKLGGSERATPKGVLKLMKVEGLTIYHVKSHLQKYRTARYKPEASEESSEKKHSSIDDLSSLDLKTGIEITEALRLQMEVQKRLHEQLEIQRNLQLRIEEQGRYLQEMFEKQCKSIPGVDLAKGSSSTADDAFAQLSDAVQSSSCKNDPGVSQVDIPKEVDEKQKKREKEVGDPETNIISTSDSPPSKRSKLDE; this is encoded by the exons ATGGAAGCACGTCCTGTCGTGTCTGTTCAAAGTGTGGTTGCAAGTCAACTCAGTAATTGTGGTGCATCAGGGGtactttcttcttctttccctATGCTTCCAACAGTCCTAGGAGAGAAGTATCCTTTGTTGCCAGACTCGCAGCAGACTTCGACGGAGAAGGAACTCAAGCAACATCCTGGAACTTTTGTTTCTCATTTGCCTTCCAACAGTGGGGCTGTTGGTCTTATGTTTTCATCATCATCAGGATTCTCGGCGGATCTTCATTTCTCATCCGTTCAACACCAAGAAAATCACTCAGGACATGCACCTTTCATTTCTCAGTCAACAAATAGTGAGACATCAATCCTATTACCTCATTGTGGAGTTCTTCAATCCACAGCATCTAGCCAATATTTGAATGAAAACAATGAACCCTGGTGTATAGATCCATTGCCTGATTTCCTTGACTATTCGATGAATACTCCTGTCCAAAATAGTCAGCTAGCTTGTAGCAATAAACAAAGTGATTGGCAGGAATGGGCGGACCTCGTAATCAATGAGGAAGATGCTCTGACTTCTAATTGGAACGAGATCATGGCTGATACAAGCCTTGCCGAGAAAGAG ATGCAATATCAGGAGGAAAAACAACCTTCAAATTTCCCAATGCAGCAAGTCCAAACATCACAGCAAATCCCAGCTGTGGCTGTAGAAAATTCAGCTATTGCTCCTGCATCATCCCCTGCAAGTGGTGCTGCAACAAAGCAACGCATGCGTTGGACACCAGAACTTCATGAAGCCTTTGTGGAAGCAGTCAACAAGCTTGGTGGAAGTGAAA GAGCTACTCCCAAAGGTGTGCTAAAATTgatgaaagttgaaggtttgaccATCTATCATGTAAAAAGTCACTTGCAG AAATATCGAACAGCTAGATATAAACCAGAAGCATCAGAGG AGTCTTCAGAGAAGAAACATTCTTCAATTGATGATTTGTCATCTCTGGACTTAAAAAC GGGAATTGAGATCACAGAAGCATTGCGACTACAGATGGAAGTTCAGAAGCGTCTGCATGAACAGCTTGAG ATTCAAAGAAATCTGCAGCTGCGTATAGAAGAACAAGGGCGATACCTCCAGGAGATGTTTGAGAAGCAGTGCAAGTCAATTCCTGGCGTGGACTTGGCTAAAGGCTCATCATCCACTGCAGATGATGCCTTTGCACAATTATCAGATGCCGTTCAAAGTTCCTCCTGCAAAAATGATCCTGGAGTGTCACAGGTTGATATTCCTAAAGAGGTTGATGAGAAGCAGAAAAAGCGGGAAAAAGAAGTTGGAGATCCTGAGACAAATATAATCAGCACATCTGATTCACCACCTTCAAAGCGCTCTAAATTGGATGAATAA